The window GCTGCCGGGTGCGCTACTTCACCGATGGGGCCATCCTGGGCAGTCAGGACTTCGTCCGGAGTTACGCTGGGGCCTGGCAACGGGAGAAAAAACGAAAATATCCGCCCAAACCGAATCTACTGCGCGGAGCCGATTGGCAAAATCTTGCCACCATTCAGGGACTGAGGAAGCAGGTGTTCGGGTAATAAATTGGATTAGTAAAAATTAGCAGGTGAACTCTTTTCCCTCGGACCAATGGGAGTCTTTCGGAGTCGAGCAATGGTAGCGCAGCCTCTAAATTTTAATGTTTAGCAGTACACAAACGAGCGCGCAATTGAGTGTTTAGTGCACTAGTCCCGCTTCATCCGCGTATTAACACTGAGTTGATCACCAATCGTCACGTTCGACGGTATTTTCCAAGGAGCCAGCTTGCCCCGGCAGTGATTTCGGATGGCCCGCTTCCAGGCGAGTGAATCCTTTTCTTCGGAGCTGAAAATCCTGCAAGCGACACGCTGCCCGGTGATCGGGTCGGGCTCTCCGTAAACATGGCAGGCGTCGATACCGTCCACGTTCAAAAGCACGGCTTCAACTTCGGAAGGATGCACCTTTTGGCCGCCCACATTGATGGTGGCGCTTTGTCGCCCGATGATGCGGATGCTGCCGTTTGGGCCTTCCTCAACGAGGTCGCCGGTGCGGTACCAACCGTCGGCTTCAAGCGAACTTTCATCGGCGTTAAGATAGCCGATGATCCGGGAAGGGGTTTTCAACCAGAGTTCATCCTCAATGATCTTCCATTCTGTATCCGGATCTTTGATACGAAAAAATAGGCTCTCGCTGCCCTGGCTTTCGATTCGAACAGCGCCGGTTTCGCTGGTGCCGAATTTTTGTTGCAGGTCGGCGTTCGGGAAGCTTGCTCGGAGGCGTTGGAGTAACGGAGCTGGCATGGCTTCTGCGCCGTAGGCGATGATCTCGACCGAGCTACAATCGTAGTGTTCGTGCATGCTGTTCATCAGCATGAGGTTGAGGAAAGTGGGCGAGGCTGGCAGTATATTGACCTTGTGCGTTTCGATGGCGCGTCCGGCGTCTTCGGGTGTGCGTGCTTCGGGGATGATCAAGGTGGATCCGGAAAAAAGGCAGCGAAAGGCCGCGTCGAGCCCGCCAATGTGATCGATGAGGAGGAGCTGGAGTGTTCGGTCTTTGCGTGTTGGCAGCGGCTCAAAGCGGTTGAGTAGCGCGGATAATTTGTGCAGCATTCCCTTGGGTTCACCGCTGGTCCCGCTGCTGAAAAGGATGAGTCCGCTTCCCGATAGCTTATCATAGAGTGGCGAATTTTGTGCAATCCCCCTCATACGCTTGCGCTCGGTATCGGGCAGCGAGGGTGGCAGGGGTAGGGCGATTCGATTGGTGTCGGCGATGGCAATGAGTTGGGCAAGGCCCTCCACCGTGCTGGCCGTTTCGATCGTCACGACTCGTCCGCGGCCTAGGTTTAATTTGGCGGTTTCGATTGCGCTTAGAAACTCTTTAAAGGTCCAAACTTTTCCTGCCTCGATGCAGGCTGTTTTGGAGCCGAAACTTTCCAGTCTGTTTAATAGCCAATTCACTGCTCTATTACAGGGTCTTAGGGCGGCCGTGTCGGCTGTCTCCTGATCCCATGAACAGGCAGGACGCCTGTTCTAAATAAACGAATAACTGCATCACGTTACCCCGCCGAGGTAGAGCACTTGTCCCGTAATGAAGTCGCTCTCGGGACGAAGATAGAAATCGATGGTGTTAATCACGTCGCGGACTTCGCCGAGACGTCGAATCGCCTGGCGCTGGATGAGTGCGTCCGTCTTTACCTGGGGCACGCCACGAATGAGATCGGTATCGATCGGTGTCGGGCCGACGGCGTTGACCGTGATGCCGAGCTCCGCAAGTTCACGCGAAAGGATACGGGTGAGGCTTTCCACAGCCGCCTTACTGGCGGCGTAAATGGCTTCGCCTTCCAGATTGAGCGGATGTGCCACCGTAGTGAAATTGACGATCCGGCCGCACTTTTTAGTCCGCATCAGTTTGGCCATCTCGCGGCAGAAGAGAAATGTGCCGACAACGTTGGTCGAAAGGATTCGGTTCACCGTTCCTGCCGGTGTGAGCAGGGCGTGATTCATTGATGCAATGCCGGCATTATTCAGTAGGGCATCGACGCCTCCGAACTCTTTTTTGAGGGAACGTGCCATTGCCACGACGGCGGGCTCGTCGCTTACGTCCAGAGAGAAATGGCGATAGTTCGCGTGCTCGATATTGGATTCGCCGCGGCTGCAACCGGCGACTTGCCAGCCTTCTTCAAGATAGTACTCAGCGAGCGATTTTCCGATCCCCTTACGGGTGCCGGTGATGACGATGGTTTTCATTCGGGCAGCCTTTCCATGATGGCTTGGCTCAGGTCGGCGACCGAGCGGAAGGGGGAGCGTTTGGCGCTCAATGCGCGCTCATCCGCCAGCGTGATCGTGGCACCGTATTGTTCAGCCACGGCGTCCTCAATGTCGGCGATCAGGTTAACCAGAGCCATACTGTCTAGGGGGCCGCCCTCGCCGTAAAGCAAGCTGTCTTTTTTTACGTCGGCCAAAGCATCGATTTCGAAATCCTTTGACAGCATACGGACGCATTCAATGACGAGTGATTCGATTTCAGTGGAGTTGGGCATCTTTAAAGTCTGGGAGGTTTGTTCGAGCCGGTGAATTCGCTGCGGGTGGCTTCACCTTGAGCAGAGATATTCTCGCGGCGGAAAACTGTCAGAATGGTTAAACCGAGAATTTTCAGATCCAGCAAGAAGGAACGGTTTTCGACATACCAGAGGTCCAGCTCGAACTGTCGATCCCAAGAAAGTCCGTTCCGACCATTGACCTGAGCCCAACCGGTGATACCCGGGGGGACTTCGTGGCGGCGGGCCTGCTCCGCAGAATAGCGTGACAAATATTTTGTCGGTAAGGGGCGAGGGCCCACCAGACTCATATCCCCACGGAGCACGTTTAAGAGCTCGGGAAATTCATCCAAGCTGGTGGAGCGGAGAAATTGCCCCCAGCGGGTGAGGCGCTCAGCATCGCTGCCGGAGCCATTTCGCATGCTGCGGAATTTGATGATGCTGAAGGACTTGCCGCCCTCGCCAGCTCGTTCCTGTTTGAAAAAGATGGGGCGTCCCAAGAGACAAAGTTGGCCAATGCAGAGCAGGCAAAGTGGCAACGCCAGAGCAACCAGCAGGAGCAGGGAAATCGCGATGTCGAAGAGGCGCTTCATTGTTGCGCAGAAAGTTGTCCGTAAGCTTTGAAGATTTGCTTCGATTCCATCTTTTCAAACTATACAGTCAAACCTAGCTTTGACAGGTGTGGGTGCCTGGATAGGTTTTAAACTGTCTATATTCTCAACAACAAAAGACTCAAGTTATGATACTCGACGCTAACGAACGCACTTTCGAACCCTTTAGTTTAACGCGCCTCCTCACCACCTGTTTTGGCCGTGGTAATGGTGAGAAGGTTTGTATCCTGATCGATCTGCCAAATCCCGCCGATATCGAGGATTTTAAATTCCTGAACGATGAAACTTTGTCCATTCAAAACTACGGACACGAAGTGTTCTACAAGGGATTCAAGTCGGGAGCGCTCGAGGAGATGAATTGGACTGGCGGCGAAATTTACGCCTACAAGGAAACCGGAGGCAGCAATTTGGACATGGAGGACGAGTGCTACGATCCCGACGGTAACCTGCTCAGTCTCGATAAGGATATTTATCAGAACTACGAAATCATTCTCGTGGTCTCCACCTTTTCCGCGACCGCTCCGTTAACGGCAAAATGCAAAGAGTTCGGTTTCCGGGGTGCTACACTCCACGGATTGAACCAGATCATCCTCGATACCGGTCTTGCGGTTGATTATAACCAAGTCTCTGAGGATGCGGAAAAGCTGCGACTCGGCCTGACCAAGGCCGACCGTTTCGAGATCGACTTTGAGGTGGAGAGTAAAGTCTACACCTTGAAACTTCACACAAACGGGCAGGACGCCCAAAAAAGTCACGGCCTCTGCGCCGTCGGCAAGCCGGACGTGGCCAATCTTCCCGGGGGTGAAGTTTATTTCGTGCCGGAAGGCGGCGAAGGAGTGTTCCCGTTCAAGTATGACGAGAGCACGATCGGATTGCTCCACGTTGAAGACGGAAAGATTGTAAAGTCGCAGTTTGTCTACGGGGACTACAGCGAGATCGAGGATCACAATCGACGTCTCAAGGAGGATCCTATGATCGGCGCACTCGGCGAACTCGGCTTTGGCACGCAAGTCTTGCCTTTCTCCGGCCGCGATATTCAGGACGAGAAGATTCTGGGCACGATTCATGTGGCCACCGGTCGTGACGATCATCTCGGTGGCAATATTACACCGGATCTCTTCAAAGAGCATAAGAACGCTTCACACGATGATGTACTCTATGCTCCGCACAAGACTCCGGAAATTCGCCTGAAACAGGCCCGGATGATACGTGGCGGACAGACCGAAGTGCTGATCGAAAACTACAAGCCGTCCAAATTCATGATCGATCTTCTGGAAGCAGAAGTTCCGGCGACTGTCTGATTGTGGCGGTGAACCCCTACGAGTCCGACGAACTGCTCCAGCAGTATCTCGTTTTTCACTACGCCAGTGCGGAGGAGCAATTCCCCTACGATTTTGGCGGGTCCGATGCGCTGGATTTTCCGAAGCGATGCGCACTGGAAGGGCCGGATCCTGAGAAGTTGCCGAAAGGTGCCCGCGCTTTGGACTTGGGCTGCGCGGTTGGACGCTCCAGTTTTGAACTGGCACGTCACTGCTCCAGTGTGATCGGGATCGACTATTCGCAGGCCTTTATCGATGCCGCAAACCGCATGCAGGTCGACGGTAGCCATCCGGCGACCCGGTTGGACGAAGGGTCGGCCACGACGCAGTTGAATGTACAGGTCGACGCGACAATCGATCGCAGCCGTGTCAGCTTCGAGCAGGGTGATGCGCAGTTCATTCGTGAGGATATCGGACAATTCGATGTGGTGGTGGCTTGCAATTTGATCTGCCGCCTGCCTGAGCCCATGCGCCTGCTGCAGCGACTGCCGGATTTACTCAAACCCGGCGGGCAGCTCTTTATGACCACGCCTTTTACCTGGCTGGAGGAATATACGCCTTCCGATAACTGGTTGGGTGACGGCGCACAGGATTCTTTTGCGGGTCTGCGGCAGGCTTTAGAGCCGGAATTTAGCTTGGATGTGCGGTGGGATATGCCGTTTTTGATCCGCGAACATGCCCGAAAATTCCAGTATTCGATTGCTCAAGCGAGTCGTTGGTGGCGGTCTTAATGGGCTTAGTGGGCACTTGACATAGTCGGTTGGCCCTCTAATTTCCACGATCCACTTTAACACCATTCAATTTATTGAAGCGGGCTTCTAGCGCGCTTTTTTCATTTCTACAGACAT of the Coraliomargarita sinensis genome contains:
- a CDS encoding sugar transferase produces the protein MKRLFDIAISLLLLVALALPLCLLCIGQLCLLGRPIFFKQERAGEGGKSFSIIKFRSMRNGSGSDAERLTRWGQFLRSTSLDEFPELLNVLRGDMSLVGPRPLPTKYLSRYSAEQARRHEVPPGITGWAQVNGRNGLSWDRQFELDLWYVENRSFLLDLKILGLTILTVFRRENISAQGEATRSEFTGSNKPPRL
- a CDS encoding SDR family NAD(P)-dependent oxidoreductase: MKTIVITGTRKGIGKSLAEYYLEEGWQVAGCSRGESNIEHANYRHFSLDVSDEPAVVAMARSLKKEFGGVDALLNNAGIASMNHALLTPAGTVNRILSTNVVGTFLFCREMAKLMRTKKCGRIVNFTTVAHPLNLEGEAIYAASKAAVESLTRILSRELAELGITVNAVGPTPIDTDLIRGVPQVKTDALIQRQAIRRLGEVRDVINTIDFYLRPESDFITGQVLYLGGVT
- a CDS encoding putative 4-mercaptohistidine N1-methyltransferase, coding for MAVNPYESDELLQQYLVFHYASAEEQFPYDFGGSDALDFPKRCALEGPDPEKLPKGARALDLGCAVGRSSFELARHCSSVIGIDYSQAFIDAANRMQVDGSHPATRLDEGSATTQLNVQVDATIDRSRVSFEQGDAQFIREDIGQFDVVVACNLICRLPEPMRLLQRLPDLLKPGGQLFMTTPFTWLEEYTPSDNWLGDGAQDSFAGLRQALEPEFSLDVRWDMPFLIREHARKFQYSIAQASRWWRS
- a CDS encoding ANL family adenylate-forming protein; its protein translation is MTIETASTVEGLAQLIAIADTNRIALPLPPSLPDTERKRMRGIAQNSPLYDKLSGSGLILFSSGTSGEPKGMLHKLSALLNRFEPLPTRKDRTLQLLLIDHIGGLDAAFRCLFSGSTLIIPEARTPEDAGRAIETHKVNILPASPTFLNLMLMNSMHEHYDCSSVEIIAYGAEAMPAPLLQRLRASFPNADLQQKFGTSETGAVRIESQGSESLFFRIKDPDTEWKIIEDELWLKTPSRIIGYLNADESSLEADGWYRTGDLVEEGPNGSIRIIGRQSATINVGGQKVHPSEVEAVLLNVDGIDACHVYGEPDPITGQRVACRIFSSEEKDSLAWKRAIRNHCRGKLAPWKIPSNVTIGDQLSVNTRMKRD